AGAATTGGGAGAGCGAACAGATTTGACCAAAGGGTATATCTCTCAATTGGAAAATAATTTAAGTTCTCCTTCTATGGAAACTTTTTTTGATATTTTAGAAGTATTAGGAACGACCCCAAAAGATTTCTTTGATAATGATCGAGTATCTCAACCAATTGTATACACGAAACAAGATGGTACTGTTTTTGAAGATCGTGAAAAAGGATATAGTATGACCTGGATGATTCCTGATTCAAATAACAAAGACTTAGAACCGATTATGTTATCATTGAATGCAAATGGCGAGTATAAACAATTTGCTCCCTCCTTATCAGAAACGTTTGGATATATATTAAATGGTACGATTGAGCTTCAGTTAGGGGAGCGAATGTACAGTATAAAAAAGGGGGAGTCCTTTTATT
The Jeotgalibaca sp. MA1X17-3 genome window above contains:
- a CDS encoding helix-turn-helix domain-containing protein, which produces MEIGKKLKDLRLQKKLTQEELGERTDLTKGYISQLENNLSSPSMETFFDILEVLGTTPKDFFDNDRVSQPIVYTKQDGTVFEDREKGYSMTWMIPDSNNKDLEPIMLSLNANGEYKQFAPSLSETFGYILNGTIELQLGERMYSIKKGESFYFEATESHQIRNTSVRPAKLLLVVTDSYL